One genomic region from Glaciimonas sp. PAMC28666 encodes:
- a CDS encoding L-iditol 2-dehydrogenase — protein MTSLGRLEKKHAILTGANGGIGLAVAAAYLHEGALCTVADLPAEPSAELALLMSQHPETLIYLPTNVTQSASVTLMIDRASQAFGPVDTFFNNAGVFDMAPLLESDEAMYQRLFDVNVKGMFFTMQKILAQMCNSGTRGSVINMASQAGRRGEALVSHYCATKAAVISYTQSAALAMAPFGIRVNAISPGVVDTPMWGHVDALFARYEGLKLGEKKIAVGKEVPLGRMGVPGEVAGAAVFLACAESAYITAQTLNVDGGNVMS, from the coding sequence ATGACAAGCTTGGGCCGCCTTGAAAAAAAACACGCGATACTCACCGGCGCAAATGGCGGCATCGGATTAGCGGTTGCAGCAGCCTATTTACATGAGGGTGCGTTGTGTACGGTAGCGGATTTGCCTGCCGAGCCATCCGCGGAACTAGCGCTATTGATGTCGCAGCACCCGGAGACCCTAATCTACCTGCCTACAAACGTGACACAAAGCGCTTCTGTAACCTTAATGATCGACCGTGCTAGTCAGGCCTTCGGGCCGGTTGACACATTCTTCAATAACGCTGGCGTCTTCGATATGGCCCCCTTACTGGAGTCGGATGAGGCGATGTATCAGCGCCTGTTTGATGTCAACGTCAAAGGGATGTTCTTTACCATGCAAAAAATTCTGGCGCAGATGTGCAATTCAGGCACACGCGGAAGTGTGATTAACATGGCCTCGCAGGCGGGACGAAGGGGCGAGGCTCTGGTCTCGCATTATTGCGCGACCAAGGCAGCGGTCATCAGCTACACCCAATCAGCCGCTCTGGCGATGGCGCCGTTCGGCATCCGGGTCAATGCCATATCGCCGGGTGTGGTCGACACCCCCATGTGGGGCCATGTTGATGCTTTATTTGCCCGTTATGAAGGTCTTAAACTGGGCGAAAAGAAAATAGCGGTAGGCAAAGAGGTACCTCTCGGTCGTATGGGCGTTCCCGGCGAAGTCGCAGGCGCTGCGGTCTTCCTGGCGTGTGCGGAATCTGCTTACATCACCGCCCAGACATTGAATGTAGATGGTGGTAATGTCATGAGCTAG
- the lexA gene encoding transcriptional repressor LexA has translation MIKLTARQQQILDLIRDAIENTGFPPTRAEIASELGFRSANAAEEHLQALARKGAIEISPGTSRGIRLLNKGPAPTSKRTGGDAGQQFTLPHPALMQLNLPLVGRVAAGSPILAQEHVQARYNVDPTFFSDKPDYLLKVRGMSMRDAGILDGDLLAVKKTESARNGQIVVARLGDDVTVKRYQKTGASIQLLPENPDFEPIIVGEDQDDFALEGLVVGLMRNWG, from the coding sequence ATGATCAAATTAACCGCGCGCCAACAACAAATACTTGATCTCATCAGGGACGCTATCGAGAACACCGGCTTTCCCCCAACACGTGCTGAAATCGCCTCGGAACTGGGCTTTCGCTCAGCCAATGCCGCCGAGGAACACCTGCAAGCACTGGCGCGTAAGGGTGCAATTGAAATTTCTCCCGGCACCTCGCGCGGAATTCGACTTTTGAATAAAGGGCCAGCTCCGACGAGCAAGCGAACCGGGGGCGATGCAGGACAGCAATTCACCCTGCCTCATCCGGCATTAATGCAGCTCAATTTGCCGCTGGTCGGCCGCGTGGCTGCTGGCTCACCCATCCTGGCACAAGAACATGTTCAGGCGCGTTACAACGTCGATCCGACGTTTTTCAGTGATAAACCCGACTACTTACTTAAAGTACGCGGGATGTCTATGCGCGACGCAGGGATTCTGGACGGAGACTTGCTGGCCGTGAAGAAAACTGAATCGGCCAGAAATGGCCAAATTGTCGTGGCACGTTTAGGCGATGACGTGACCGTCAAGCGATACCAAAAAACCGGTGCGTCCATACAACTACTGCCAGAAAATCCTGACTTTGAACCCATTATTGTCGGCGAAGATCAGGATGACTTTGCGTTAGAAGGCTTGGTGGTCGGATTGATGCGCAACTGGGGCTGA
- a CDS encoding VOC family protein, producing the protein MTVKAIPEGYTSLTPYLIVKGGTDAITYYQNAFNAVELMRMNGPDNKVGHAEMQIGNARFMLADEFPEMGFHSPQSAGSAGVSMLIYVENVDSLFQQALSAGGKQLKPLQDQFYGDRSGTLVDPFGHVWTVATHIADYSEEELPERACAAMKGQGQSVSAEKQ; encoded by the coding sequence ATGACAGTGAAAGCCATCCCAGAAGGTTACACCAGCTTAACCCCTTACCTCATTGTAAAAGGTGGAACCGACGCGATCACGTATTATCAAAATGCTTTCAACGCGGTCGAATTAATGCGCATGAATGGGCCAGATAACAAAGTCGGGCACGCGGAGATGCAAATTGGCAATGCGCGCTTCATGCTTGCTGACGAATTCCCCGAAATGGGCTTTCATAGTCCGCAGTCAGCAGGCAGCGCGGGTGTGAGTATGCTGATCTATGTCGAGAACGTTGACAGTCTGTTTCAACAGGCGCTTAGCGCTGGCGGCAAGCAACTGAAACCTTTGCAGGATCAGTTTTATGGTGACCGCTCCGGCACGCTAGTAGATCCATTCGGCCACGTCTGGACAGTCGCAACGCATATCGCCGATTACTCGGAAGAGGAACTACCGGAGCGAGCATGCGCTGCAATGAAGGGACAAGGGCAGTCTGTCAGCGCCGAAAAACAATAA
- the dalD gene encoding D-arabinitol 4-dehydrogenase has product MQPHAKHNLMSHTTPLSIKRILHLGVGAFHRAHQAWYLNLLLEGGETKWALAAGNIRPDMPELLLDLQAQGGEYTLETVTPAGIFSYERIRSISDILPWTADLKAVVAVGRHEDTRVISFTVTEAGYYLNQHQQLDLSYDDLRSDLEQGTQLTIYGAMGSILRARRDDDAGPVTLLCCDNIRSNGDHFRKGLLDFLARRGEPALLTWAQDNITCPNGMVDRITPKPPAEVKDRVKAATGLHDKCAVMAEEFSQWVVEDHFCNGRPPWEKVGVEMVTSVMPYEEAKIRILNASHSCIAWAGALKGFDTIHAALADPVIKQMAFDYVTDDVIPCLSPSIIDLAQYRDTVLDRFSNPYINDTIERVAADGFAKIPGFIAPTIAERLAQQQPFVSTAMLPALFLAFLQSRAAGNITFSYKDQAMDEATVASILNAADCVRAFCGNALLWGPLAGNAILEANVRDAYLSIKGKLS; this is encoded by the coding sequence ATGCAACCGCACGCTAAACACAACCTTATGTCACATACCACCCCCCTCTCAATAAAGCGTATCTTGCACCTTGGCGTCGGCGCATTCCATCGCGCCCATCAGGCGTGGTATCTCAATCTCCTACTTGAGGGCGGTGAGACAAAATGGGCGCTTGCTGCCGGAAATATCCGTCCCGACATGCCCGAATTGCTGCTGGATCTACAAGCGCAAGGCGGCGAATATACGCTGGAGACAGTGACGCCAGCGGGCATATTTTCATATGAACGAATCCGTTCAATCAGCGATATTCTGCCTTGGACCGCTGATTTGAAGGCTGTTGTCGCCGTGGGCAGGCATGAGGACACGAGAGTTATTTCGTTCACGGTCACTGAAGCAGGTTATTACCTGAATCAGCATCAGCAGCTGGATCTTTCTTACGATGATTTGCGTTCAGATCTCGAGCAAGGCACGCAACTAACGATTTATGGTGCCATGGGCAGCATTCTGCGTGCGCGCAGAGACGACGACGCGGGTCCGGTAACTTTGCTCTGTTGCGACAATATCCGTAGTAACGGCGATCATTTCCGAAAGGGTTTATTAGATTTTCTGGCACGGCGAGGTGAACCTGCATTACTCACCTGGGCGCAAGACAATATAACTTGTCCGAACGGAATGGTTGATCGTATTACGCCGAAGCCACCTGCCGAGGTAAAAGACCGGGTGAAAGCCGCCACCGGGCTTCACGATAAATGCGCTGTGATGGCAGAAGAATTCAGCCAATGGGTAGTGGAAGATCATTTTTGCAACGGCCGTCCTCCCTGGGAAAAGGTTGGAGTGGAAATGGTCACATCCGTGATGCCATATGAAGAAGCCAAAATTCGAATTCTGAACGCCAGTCATAGTTGCATTGCCTGGGCCGGCGCGCTAAAAGGCTTCGATACCATCCATGCTGCTCTGGCCGACCCGGTCATCAAGCAAATGGCATTCGACTATGTCACAGACGATGTCATACCTTGTTTGTCGCCAAGTATCATAGACCTGGCACAGTACCGGGATACGGTATTAGATCGTTTTAGCAATCCTTATATCAACGACACAATCGAACGCGTGGCCGCTGATGGATTTGCCAAAATTCCCGGCTTTATTGCGCCGACCATCGCCGAGCGCCTTGCGCAACAGCAGCCGTTCGTAAGCACGGCCATGCTACCTGCACTTTTTTTGGCTTTTCTACAATCTCGCGCCGCTGGAAATATCACGTTCAGCTATAAAGATCAGGCCATGGACGAAGCCACGGTTGCCAGCATACTGAACGCAGCAGACTGTGTGCGAGCTTTTTGTGGCAATGCACTTCTATGGGGGCCACTCGCTGGCAACGCCATACTAGAGGCAAATGTTCGCGATGCGTATCTCTCAATAAAAGGAAAATTATCATGA
- a CDS encoding sugar ABC transporter substrate-binding protein, with amino-acid sequence MKLIAKSALCVSLFAAAATFTLNASAVDLVVATVNNGHMIEMAKLGKFFEQANPDIKLKWVTLEEAVLRQRVTTDIATGSGQFDVMTIGMYEAPIWGKKDWLVELKPDAAYDVDDLLPSIRAGLSVGGKLFAAPFYGESSMIMYRSDLVKKAGMTIEDHPTWNHIREVAAKINDPAHGVYGICLRGKPGWGDNMAFMTTMANSFGGQLFDMKWKPQFTSEPWKKAVNFYVDLLKNYGPPGSSSNSFNEILALFNQGKCGIWIDATIAASFISDPKQSKVADKVAFAQSPVAVTERGANWLWAWSLAIPKSSKHVDAAQKFIRWATSKEYIALVAKETGWSNVPTGTRKSTYANPEFQKVAKFAAAEQKAIYSADPTHSTLLPSPYVGVQFAAIPEFQSIGATTGQQLSAALLGKESVDKALEISQQAADREMRRGGYYK; translated from the coding sequence ATGAAACTCATCGCTAAAAGCGCGTTGTGCGTCAGCCTATTCGCAGCCGCTGCAACTTTCACTCTCAATGCTTCTGCAGTCGATCTGGTGGTTGCCACGGTCAATAATGGCCATATGATCGAGATGGCAAAACTCGGAAAATTCTTCGAACAAGCTAACCCTGATATCAAATTGAAATGGGTCACGCTTGAAGAAGCAGTTTTACGCCAACGTGTGACCACCGATATCGCTACCGGAAGCGGCCAGTTTGATGTGATGACTATCGGCATGTATGAGGCACCGATCTGGGGTAAAAAAGACTGGTTGGTTGAGTTAAAACCGGACGCTGCTTACGACGTCGATGATCTGCTGCCCTCCATCCGTGCCGGTTTATCGGTTGGTGGCAAGCTATTTGCCGCGCCGTTCTATGGCGAAAGCTCAATGATTATGTACCGCTCCGATCTGGTGAAGAAGGCCGGGATGACCATTGAAGATCATCCGACCTGGAATCACATCCGCGAGGTAGCCGCCAAGATCAACGATCCGGCGCACGGCGTCTATGGTATTTGCTTGCGCGGCAAACCCGGTTGGGGCGATAACATGGCCTTCATGACGACCATGGCGAACTCGTTTGGCGGACAATTGTTCGATATGAAATGGAAACCACAATTTACGAGCGAACCGTGGAAAAAAGCGGTCAATTTTTATGTCGATCTGCTAAAAAATTATGGCCCTCCTGGCTCATCATCAAACAGCTTTAATGAAATACTAGCTTTATTCAATCAAGGAAAATGCGGCATCTGGATCGATGCCACCATCGCTGCTTCGTTCATCAGCGATCCAAAACAAAGTAAGGTCGCCGATAAAGTTGCCTTCGCCCAATCCCCCGTTGCCGTTACCGAGCGCGGCGCAAACTGGTTGTGGGCATGGTCTCTCGCTATCCCGAAAAGCTCTAAACACGTAGACGCTGCGCAAAAGTTCATTCGCTGGGCGACCTCTAAGGAATATATCGCGCTGGTCGCCAAAGAAACCGGGTGGAGCAATGTTCCGACTGGTACCCGCAAATCGACCTATGCCAATCCGGAGTTCCAAAAGGTGGCTAAATTTGCCGCGGCGGAACAGAAAGCAATTTACTCCGCCGACCCAACCCACAGCACGTTGCTGCCGTCTCCTTACGTCGGTGTGCAGTTTGCTGCGATCCCCGAGTTTCAGTCAATAGGCGCGACCACCGGCCAACAGCTGAGCGCCGCCTTGCTGGGCAAAGAGTCAGTCGACAAGGCGCTGGAAATTTCGCAACAAGCAGCCGATCGTGAAATGCGCAGGGGCGGCTACTACAAATAA
- a CDS encoding RNA methyltransferase: MNLTKTNTSLFNRLRFVLVDTSSPGNVGAAARAIKTMGFSELVLVNPRYPDVLQRDEAIALASGAQDILASARIVDTVEQALAGCNFAAALSARLREFSPPVMAPRAVAAQLASDATLTGAILFGSERYGLPNEIVEKCNVLINIPANPEYSSLNLSQAVQVLAYECRVAEGAEQPADLSSAGGEIGFQGDVANLIEIEGMFAHLEKALIEIDFLDPAHPKKLMPRLKRLFSRAGLETEEVNILRGIANQILTKRRRLD; encoded by the coding sequence ATGAACCTGACAAAAACCAACACGTCTCTTTTCAATCGCTTACGCTTTGTGCTGGTTGATACCAGCAGTCCCGGCAATGTCGGGGCAGCCGCACGTGCCATCAAAACGATGGGATTTTCTGAGCTGGTGCTAGTAAATCCCCGCTATCCTGACGTCTTGCAGCGCGACGAGGCCATTGCGCTAGCCAGTGGCGCGCAAGATATTTTAGCCTCGGCTCGGATTGTTGACACTGTCGAGCAAGCCTTGGCAGGATGCAATTTTGCCGCAGCGTTAAGCGCTCGCCTGCGCGAATTCTCCCCTCCGGTCATGGCGCCTCGGGCAGTAGCGGCACAGTTAGCCTCCGACGCCACCCTAACGGGAGCAATTTTGTTTGGAAGTGAGCGCTATGGTTTGCCAAATGAAATTGTGGAAAAATGTAATGTTTTAATTAACATCCCGGCGAATCCTGAATATTCCTCCTTGAATTTGTCTCAGGCGGTCCAGGTGCTGGCCTACGAATGTCGGGTGGCCGAAGGAGCAGAGCAACCGGCAGATTTGAGCAGCGCTGGCGGCGAAATTGGATTTCAGGGAGACGTCGCTAATTTAATTGAGATTGAAGGTATGTTTGCCCATTTGGAAAAAGCGCTCATTGAAATCGATTTTCTTGACCCTGCGCATCCCAAAAAATTGATGCCGCGCTTGAAGCGTTTGTTCTCCCGGGCCGGGCTGGAGACTGAAGAGGTTAATATTTTGCGTGGTATCGCCAATCAGATTCTGACTAAGCGGCGCCGTCTTGATTAG
- a CDS encoding carbohydrate ABC transporter permease — protein sequence MAMQTMTKAKAHIAAPAVTHTNAYKVALVGRSMLAWLLALLLFFPIFWLGLTAFKTELQAIAVPAKLFFSPTLENFAEVQARSNYLLYAMNSIITSVGSTLLGLLIAAPAAYSMAFSPTKRSKDILVWMLSTKMLPAVGVLVPIYVLYQKFGLLDTRWGLTIIFTLSNLPIMVWMLYSYFKEIPREILEAARMDGASIFKEFRYVVLPLGLGGLASTALLCLVLSWNESFWSLNLGAANAGTLASLIASYSSPEGLFWSKLSAASLMAIAPIIVFGWFCQKQLVQGLTFGAVK from the coding sequence TTGGCCATGCAAACAATGACCAAAGCGAAAGCACATATTGCGGCACCAGCAGTGACGCATACCAACGCCTATAAAGTGGCGCTGGTCGGCCGCTCAATGCTGGCGTGGCTGCTGGCACTATTACTTTTCTTCCCTATTTTCTGGTTGGGATTAACCGCATTCAAAACAGAGTTACAGGCTATTGCAGTCCCGGCCAAGCTATTCTTCTCCCCAACGCTGGAGAACTTTGCTGAGGTTCAGGCCCGCAGCAACTACCTACTGTATGCGATGAATTCAATCATCACCAGTGTCGGGTCGACGTTGCTTGGTCTGCTGATTGCGGCACCGGCGGCCTATTCCATGGCGTTCTCGCCAACCAAGCGTTCTAAAGATATTCTGGTCTGGATGCTTTCCACCAAGATGCTGCCTGCCGTCGGCGTCCTGGTGCCGATATACGTTCTCTACCAAAAATTCGGCCTGCTCGATACGCGCTGGGGCTTAACGATTATTTTTACGCTATCAAATCTACCGATCATGGTCTGGATGCTGTATTCCTATTTCAAGGAAATTCCGCGTGAAATTCTGGAAGCGGCGCGCATGGATGGAGCCAGCATATTCAAAGAGTTTCGCTACGTGGTCTTACCGTTAGGTCTCGGCGGCCTCGCCTCGACAGCTTTATTGTGTTTGGTTTTGTCATGGAACGAATCGTTCTGGTCGCTCAATCTTGGCGCCGCCAACGCGGGTACGCTCGCCTCACTGATTGCGTCCTACTCCAGTCCGGAAGGATTGTTCTGGTCGAAGCTTTCCGCTGCTTCACTAATGGCCATCGCACCGATTATTGTATTTGGCTGGTTCTGCCAAAAACAACTGGTTCAGGGTCTGACTTTTGGCGCGGTTAAATAA
- a CDS encoding DEAD/DEAH box helicase: MLFSELGLSDAIVRAVTEHGYTTPTPIQAQAIPAVLAGGDLLAGAQTGTGKTAGFTLPVLHRLATSPTNPTGPQRPIRALILTPTRELAAQVEESVRLYGKYLPLTSAVIFGGVGINPQIKILKHGVDILVCTPGRLLDHMQQGTVNLKHVEILILDEADRMLDMGFIRDIKKILAVLPKKRQNLLFSATFSDDIKILADSLLNSPAMIEVARRNSTVEVIQQKIHPVDRDKKHPLLAHLIKTYSWPQVLVFTRTKHGANKLVEQLGKDGISGMAIHGNKSQSARTKALAEFKDGSLQVLVATDIAARGIDIDQLPHVVNYDLPNVPEDYVHRIGRTGRAGATGEAVSLVCVDEHQMLKDIEKLIKRELPKEIIAGFEPDPNARAQPIQLRSGGGGAGAGGNRGGGGRSQGQRTAGAGKAPASKPNTGPARSGGGNSQARPAAPHRSGGRGR, encoded by the coding sequence ATGTTATTTTCTGAACTCGGCTTGTCCGATGCCATTGTTCGCGCTGTTACCGAGCACGGCTACACTACCCCCACCCCTATTCAAGCGCAGGCAATTCCTGCCGTACTCGCCGGTGGAGATTTGTTAGCAGGCGCACAAACCGGCACCGGTAAAACGGCTGGCTTCACGCTGCCCGTTTTGCATCGACTCGCTACCTCTCCAACCAATCCAACCGGCCCGCAGCGCCCAATTCGGGCGTTGATTTTGACACCGACACGTGAGCTGGCGGCGCAAGTCGAAGAAAGCGTTCGCCTGTACGGTAAATATTTGCCATTAACTTCGGCGGTTATTTTTGGTGGCGTTGGCATTAATCCCCAAATCAAAATCCTAAAGCATGGCGTCGATATTTTGGTGTGTACACCGGGCCGCTTGTTGGACCACATGCAACAAGGTACCGTCAATCTGAAGCATGTTGAGATTCTGATTCTGGACGAAGCAGATCGTATGCTCGATATGGGCTTCATCCGCGACATTAAAAAAATCCTTGCGGTGCTGCCGAAAAAACGCCAGAACTTACTGTTCTCGGCGACCTTCTCAGACGATATCAAAATACTTGCTGACAGCTTGCTGAACTCACCAGCAATGATTGAAGTTGCGCGTCGCAACTCGACCGTTGAAGTCATTCAGCAAAAAATCCACCCCGTTGATCGCGATAAAAAGCATCCGTTATTAGCGCATCTCATTAAGACCTACTCGTGGCCGCAAGTGTTGGTGTTTACCCGAACCAAACACGGCGCGAATAAATTGGTTGAGCAGCTCGGCAAAGACGGAATCAGCGGTATGGCGATCCATGGCAACAAAAGCCAGTCTGCCCGTACCAAAGCGCTTGCAGAATTCAAAGACGGCAGCCTTCAGGTATTGGTGGCGACCGACATCGCTGCACGCGGTATTGACATTGATCAGCTGCCACACGTGGTCAACTATGACCTTCCTAATGTTCCAGAAGATTACGTCCATCGCATCGGTCGCACCGGCCGTGCTGGTGCCACCGGCGAAGCGGTATCACTGGTTTGCGTCGATGAACATCAGATGTTGAAAGACATCGAAAAGTTAATCAAACGCGAATTACCAAAAGAAATTATCGCTGGCTTCGAACCAGATCCAAACGCGCGCGCGCAACCGATCCAGTTGCGTAGTGGTGGTGGCGGTGCTGGCGCAGGTGGAAATCGGGGCGGTGGTGGACGCTCACAAGGTCAGCGGACAGCCGGAGCCGGTAAAGCACCCGCATCAAAGCCAAACACTGGCCCAGCCAGAAGTGGTGGCGGCAATTCACAAGCCCGTCCCGCAGCACCGCACCGCTCGGGTGGCCGTGGTCGCTAA
- a CDS encoding inositol monophosphatase family protein, whose product MHPMLNTAIKAARRGAAVISRASFDLDLLQVEKKAHNDFVTEVDRNAEAAIIDVLKNAYPDHAILAEESGASDNLHDENENVWIIDPIDGTTNFIHGFPQYCVSIALQHRGQITQAVIYDPTRNDLFTASKGAGAYLNEKRIRVSKRTRIADGLIGTGFPFRETEGPVMDEYMKMFRVMSQSCAGLRRPGSAALDLAYVAAGRLDGFFEKGLKPWDIAAGTLLITESGGIVGNFVGDSDYLYKGDVLAGNPKIFAQLVSLLSPYAKK is encoded by the coding sequence ATGCATCCTATGCTCAATACGGCCATCAAGGCCGCCCGTCGCGGTGCCGCAGTGATATCGCGCGCCTCTTTTGATCTTGACCTGCTTCAGGTCGAAAAAAAAGCCCATAACGATTTTGTCACTGAAGTCGATAGGAATGCTGAAGCGGCAATTATTGATGTTCTGAAGAATGCTTATCCAGACCACGCCATTCTGGCCGAAGAGTCCGGTGCATCGGATAATCTCCACGACGAAAACGAAAACGTCTGGATTATCGATCCAATCGATGGCACGACCAATTTTATACACGGCTTCCCCCAATACTGCGTATCGATTGCTCTTCAGCATCGCGGCCAAATTACCCAAGCAGTCATCTACGACCCTACCCGCAACGATCTGTTTACCGCTAGCAAGGGTGCCGGCGCTTACTTAAACGAAAAACGTATTCGCGTCAGCAAACGTACTCGCATTGCCGACGGCCTGATCGGTACCGGTTTTCCGTTTCGTGAAACAGAAGGACCGGTCATGGACGAATATATGAAAATGTTCCGCGTCATGAGCCAGAGCTGCGCCGGCCTACGCCGTCCCGGTTCGGCCGCGCTCGACCTGGCGTATGTGGCTGCGGGCCGTTTGGATGGCTTTTTCGAAAAGGGTCTGAAACCTTGGGATATCGCGGCCGGGACCTTATTGATCACTGAATCAGGCGGTATCGTTGGTAACTTTGTCGGTGATTCTGACTATCTCTATAAAGGCGATGTGTTGGCGGGCAACCCAAAGATTTTTGCACAACTGGTTAGTTTGCTATCCCCATACGCAAAAAAGTAG
- a CDS encoding ABC transporter ATP-binding protein — protein sequence MAFLTLNKLDKYFDAHHAIKGIDLEIQKGEFVVFVGPSGCGKSTLLRLIAGLEPVNGGSLTLDGKDITHLPSSKRDLAMVFQSYALYPHMTVFENMSFALKLAGVDKAIIREKVNKAASILNLTEYLERTPKALSGGQRQRVAIGRAIVRAPKVFLFDEPLSNLDAALRGQTRIEIARLHRELGATTIYVTHDQVEAMTLADRVVVLRDGSIEQVGSPLELYDRPANQFVAQFIGTPSMNVLPLSGLPHPPKVGHSLPEGGFVGIRPEYVELGTASAEGYPATVDVVEALGAETLIYSTMENGLQIVARRNERSSLSAGDRVSLLLNQQHMHIFDRAGKVHATAR from the coding sequence ATGGCTTTCCTTACATTAAACAAACTCGATAAATATTTCGATGCACATCACGCTATCAAAGGGATTGACCTTGAAATCCAAAAAGGTGAATTTGTCGTCTTTGTCGGCCCCTCTGGCTGCGGAAAATCAACCTTGCTGCGATTGATTGCAGGTCTTGAGCCGGTGAACGGCGGCAGTCTCACGTTAGACGGCAAAGACATCACGCATTTGCCCTCTTCCAAACGGGATCTGGCGATGGTCTTTCAGTCCTATGCTTTGTATCCCCACATGACAGTGTTCGAGAACATGTCGTTTGCATTGAAACTGGCGGGTGTGGACAAAGCCATCATCCGCGAGAAAGTCAACAAGGCCGCTAGCATCCTTAACCTGACCGAGTATTTGGAGCGCACTCCCAAAGCGTTGTCCGGCGGACAGCGGCAACGGGTTGCGATCGGCCGCGCGATCGTACGGGCCCCGAAAGTGTTTCTGTTTGACGAACCGTTGTCCAATCTCGATGCTGCCCTGCGGGGGCAGACGCGCATTGAAATCGCCCGTCTGCATAGAGAGCTGGGCGCCACCACCATTTACGTTACCCATGATCAGGTTGAGGCGATGACGCTGGCTGATCGCGTCGTGGTTTTACGCGACGGTTCGATAGAACAAGTCGGGTCGCCGTTGGAATTGTACGACCGACCAGCCAATCAGTTCGTGGCGCAATTTATCGGCACGCCGAGCATGAACGTCTTACCACTTTCAGGTCTTCCGCATCCACCGAAAGTCGGTCATTCCTTACCCGAGGGCGGTTTCGTCGGCATTCGCCCCGAGTACGTTGAACTTGGTACCGCCTCGGCAGAAGGTTACCCGGCAACCGTCGATGTCGTCGAAGCACTCGGTGCCGAAACACTGATTTATTCGACGATGGAAAACGGATTACAAATCGTCGCGCGCCGCAACGAGCGCTCATCCCTTAGCGCAGGTGATCGTGTCAGCCTTCTCCTGAACCAACAACACATGCACATTTTTGACCGCGCAGGAAAAGTACATGCAACCGCACGCTAA
- a CDS encoding carbohydrate ABC transporter permease, whose amino-acid sequence MKRLTARLLLTPAMTTLFVWMIIPLAMTIYFSFLRYNLLEPGAHPFAGFENYHYFFTDDAFIPAVQNTLILLFSVMCITVVVGIALALLINEPFPGRAIVRVLLISPFFVMPAVNALMWKNMMMNPIYGLFAQISHFFGFGAIDWLSEYPLFSIILMIAWQWLPFACLIFMTALQSMDREQLEAARMDGANYLQQLRYLYIPHLGRSIAVVIMIEMIFLLSVFAEIFTTTGGGPGFETTNVAFLIFRQALASFDVGVASAGGLFAVLLANIAAIFFIRLIGKNLDK is encoded by the coding sequence ATGAAACGACTCACAGCGCGGCTGTTACTGACGCCTGCGATGACGACGCTGTTCGTCTGGATGATCATCCCTCTCGCGATGACAATCTACTTCTCTTTTTTGCGCTACAACTTATTAGAACCTGGCGCGCACCCGTTTGCCGGTTTCGAGAATTATCATTACTTTTTTACCGATGATGCATTTATACCGGCGGTCCAAAACACGCTTATTTTACTTTTCTCTGTCATGTGCATCACAGTCGTGGTCGGGATCGCGTTAGCGCTACTGATCAATGAGCCGTTCCCGGGCAGAGCGATTGTTCGTGTACTGTTGATTTCTCCGTTCTTCGTCATGCCAGCGGTCAATGCGCTGATGTGGAAGAACATGATGATGAATCCAATTTATGGATTGTTTGCGCAAATCAGTCATTTTTTTGGCTTTGGCGCAATCGACTGGCTGTCGGAATACCCTCTGTTCTCCATTATTCTTATGATTGCATGGCAATGGCTGCCATTTGCCTGCTTGATCTTTATGACCGCATTGCAATCCATGGACCGTGAACAGCTTGAGGCCGCACGGATGGATGGCGCCAATTATCTGCAGCAGTTACGTTACCTTTACATTCCCCATCTGGGACGGTCAATTGCGGTGGTAATCATGATTGAAATGATTTTCTTGCTCTCCGTTTTTGCAGAAATATTTACGACGACCGGCGGTGGTCCTGGCTTCGAGACGACGAACGTGGCGTTCCTGATATTCAGACAAGCCCTCGCCAGTTTTGATGTCGGCGTCGCTTCTGCGGGAGGATTATTTGCGGTACTCCTCGCCAATATTGCGGCCATTTTCTTCATTCGCCTGATCGGCAAGAACTTAGACAAATAG